One Kitasatospora viridis genomic region harbors:
- a CDS encoding DUF6193 family natural product biosynthesis protein has protein sequence MSREPDPAVLYPDVAAHGSLAAALQAEAAAQGMSLPLAVSSSDPLRHSAITSVVPHRHSSYVGAWHHERSWTFWGSSNNRLMICGSTKDMRELPQVVRGWVDGASLDEIGKTATFDLLTGRFEVPDNNPAEVIASEWQWLLKDAGRADWPQYQALIESAHAEPKLRRLYPYTSHWALGFAEKPDGPYSAPSFVSIGSPRGTGDYTIREWWNGPALHHVATAAEAIAIAVDRIPADLLQTF, from the coding sequence ATGAGTCGCGAACCGGACCCGGCCGTCCTCTACCCGGATGTGGCCGCCCACGGCAGCCTCGCCGCGGCACTCCAAGCCGAAGCCGCGGCCCAAGGCATGTCCCTTCCCCTGGCCGTCAGCTCGTCCGATCCACTGCGCCATTCCGCGATCACCAGTGTCGTACCGCATCGCCACTCGTCCTACGTCGGGGCGTGGCACCACGAGCGAAGCTGGACCTTCTGGGGCTCGTCCAACAACAGGCTCATGATCTGCGGCAGCACCAAGGACATGCGTGAGCTTCCCCAAGTGGTCCGAGGCTGGGTGGACGGGGCCAGCCTCGACGAGATCGGGAAGACCGCGACCTTCGACCTTCTGACCGGACGTTTCGAGGTGCCCGACAACAACCCCGCCGAGGTCATCGCCTCGGAGTGGCAGTGGCTGCTGAAGGACGCTGGTCGCGCCGACTGGCCGCAGTACCAGGCGCTCATCGAGTCCGCCCACGCCGAACCGAAGCTCCGCAGGCTCTACCCCTACACCAGCCACTGGGCTCTGGGGTTCGCCGAGAAGCCCGACGGTCCCTACTCCGCCCCGTCCTTCGTCTCGATCGGCTCACCCCGGGGAACCGGCGACTACACCATCAGAGAGTGGTGGAACGGCCCCGCCCTCCATCACGTCGCCACAGCCGCCGAAGCGATCGCCATCGCCGTTGACCGGATCCCTGCCGACCTGCTCCAGACGTTCTGA
- a CDS encoding SMI1/KNR4 family protein — protein sequence MPGERLDAEWVRSWREQADAALTKLMESFLVTHGFPPGRNAVLLATDGSHQATGALVDLTPIPSDLTTLYWVISEASLPDVDSGYFIHAPATVVGHFREYGPVVIDSEWIALVFASDGGGRLFAIGDSGQVWKSTTASWVDGFDVVAASLQAFLEQLGQRIGNQP from the coding sequence GTGCCTGGTGAGAGGCTTGACGCGGAGTGGGTCCGATCTTGGCGGGAGCAGGCCGATGCGGCGCTGACGAAGCTGATGGAGTCGTTCCTCGTGACACACGGCTTTCCGCCCGGTCGCAACGCCGTGCTGCTCGCGACCGACGGCAGCCACCAGGCGACGGGCGCGCTCGTCGACCTGACACCGATTCCCTCCGACCTGACCACGCTTTACTGGGTGATCAGTGAGGCTTCCCTGCCCGATGTCGACAGCGGGTACTTCATCCACGCACCCGCGACGGTGGTGGGTCATTTTCGCGAGTACGGCCCCGTGGTGATCGACAGCGAGTGGATCGCGCTGGTGTTCGCCAGTGATGGCGGGGGCCGCCTGTTCGCGATCGGGGACAGCGGGCAAGTCTGGAAGTCCACTACGGCTTCCTGGGTCGACGGCTTCGACGTCGTTGCGGCCAGCTTGCAGGCGTTCCTCGAACAGCTCGGCCAACGGATCGGGAACCAGCCCTGA